In a genomic window of Zingiber officinale cultivar Zhangliang chromosome 9B, Zo_v1.1, whole genome shotgun sequence:
- the LOC122025187 gene encoding glutamate synthase 1 [NADH], chloroplastic-like, translating to MAGKLWSMSEVPVRPLGLYDPSFEKDACGVGFIADLTGKYSHETVNNALQMLERMAHRGACGCEENTGDGAGILVALPHDFFKEVTKNLGFVLPPLGEYAVGMFFMPTDDIRREKTKTAFTEVAETLGHDILGWRRVPKDNTDLGQSAQRTEPIIEQVFVTPSLKSNADFEQQMYILRRFSIVTIRAVLNQKRDGVKEFYICSLSSRTIVYKGQLKPIQLKTYYHEDLASEKFTSYMAMVHSRFSTNTFPSWDRAQPMRVLGHNGEINTLRGNINWMRAREGLLKCKELGLSKDEMKKLLPIVDASSSDSGGLDGVLELLVRSGRSMPEAVMMMIPEAWQNDTNMDPERRAFYEYFSALMEPWDGPALIAFTDGRYLGATLDRNGLRPGRFYITNTGLVIMASEVGVVDVPPEDVARKGRLNPGMMLLVDFQQGVVVDDEALKKQYSQARPYGEWLRRQKICLDEIVSSITKDDMVPPNIFGAVLNDYENKEKVGISGILTPLKAFGYTVEDLDMLLLPMAADGSEPLGSMGNDTPLAVMSVRENLTFAYFKQMFAQVTNPPIDPIREKIVTSMQCMIGPEGDLTETAEEQCNRLSLKGPLLSIEEMEAIKKMNYRGWRSKVLDITYPKRHGRKGLQETLDKICSEAREAIHDGYTTIVLSDRGFSSENVAVSSLLAVGAVHQYLISTLERTLIGLIVEFAEPREVHHFCTLVGFGADAICPYLAIEAIWRLQIDGKIPAKDGLVEQYFKASNYGMMKVIAKMGISTLASYKGAQIFEAVGLSSEVIDRCFKRTPSRVQGATFEMLAGDALRLHETAFPSRGLSPVSIESVTLPNPGKYHWRKDGELHLNDPLAIAKLQEAARSNSVAAYKEYSRLIQELNKGCNLRGMLKFKDVTEKVSLDEVEPAREIVKRFCTGAMSYGSISLEAHSTLAIAMNKLGGKSNTGEGGEQPSRMEPLPDGSNNPKRSAIKQVASGRFGVSIYYLTNADELQIKMAQGAKPGEGGELPGHKVIGNIAVTRNSTAGVGLISPPPHHDIYSIEDLAQLIFDLKNSNPKARISVKLVSEAGVGVIASGVVKGHADHVLISGHDGGTGASRWTGIKNAGLPWELGLAETHQTLVENGLRGRTVLQTDGQLKTGRDVAVAALLGAEEFGFSTAPLITLGCIMMRKCHKNTCPVGIATQDPVLRKKFAGEPEHVLNFFFMLAEEVREIMARLGFRTVDEMVGRADMLEVDRDVILRNEKLNNIDLSLLLTPAAEIRPGAAQYCIRKQDHGLDMVLDQQLIRSSRPALDEGLSVYIEEKVSNENRAVGTMLSHTVTRRYQMEGLPPNTIHIKLNGSAGQSLGAFLCPGITIELEGDSNDYVGKGLSGGSIVVYPPRNSKFDPKENIVIGNVALYGATKGEAYFNGMAAERFCVRNSGARAVVEGVGDHGCEYMTGGTVVVLGKTGRNFAAGMSGGIAYVLDVDGRFKSRCNLELVNLYKVEDEEDVTTLKQMIQRHQQHTRSVLATEVLSNFDRLMPMFVKVFPKEYEKVLLRSTENKEEETLTEKDANEESKKEKVPVSANRPTQVDNPIKDGGFLKYERQGISYRDSNDRIKDWKEVATELKPGPLTKTQSARCMDCGTPFCHQDNSGCPLGNKIPEFNDLVHQNRWHEALDRLLQTNNFPEFTGRVCPAPCEGSCVLGINENPVSIKSIECAIIDNGFEQGWMTPRPPLLRTGKKVAIIGSGPAGLATADQLNKMGHSVAVYERADRIGGLMMYGVPNMKADKYYIVQRRVSLMEEEGINFVVNANVGLDPSYSVDHLLAANDAIVLACGATRPRDLKAPGRELSGIHFAMEFLHANTKSLLDSNLEDDKYITAKCKKVVVVGGGDTGTDCIGTAIRHGCSSIINLELLPPPPRRRAPDNPWPLWPRIFRIDYGHQEAATKFGKDPRSYQVLTKRFVGDENGVVKGLEVVKVHWEKDSSGRVQFREVEGSQEIIEADLILIAMGFLGPESTLADQLGLERDNRSNFKTSLGRYSTNVEGVFAAGDCRRGQSLVVWAINEGRQAASEVDKYLMRDEA from the exons ATGGCCGGAAAGCTGTGGTCCATGTCCGAGGTGCCTGTGAGGCCTCTTGGTCTTTACGATCCCTCCTTTGAGAAAGACGCCTGTGGTGTGGGGTTTATAGCTGACCTAACCGGAAAGTATAGCCATGAAACA GTTAACAATGCGTTGCAGATGCTGGAAAGGATGGCTCATCGTGGTGCTTGTGGTTGTGAGGAGAACACTGGAGATGGAGCTGGCATCCTTGTAGCTCTTCCACATGATTTCTTTAAAGAG GTAACCAAGAATTTGGGGTTTGTGCTGCCGCCACTTGGTGAATATGCTGTTGGCATGTTCTTCATGCCAACTGATGATATTCGTCGAGAGAAGACCAAAACTGCTTTTACTGAG GTTGCGGAAACCTTAGGACATGATATTCTAGGCTGGCGCCGAGTACCAAAAGATAATACAGATCTTGGTCAGTCTGCTCAGCGGACAGAGCCAATCATTGAGCAGGTTTTTGTTACTCCAAGTCTGAAATCAAATGCCGATTTTGAGCAACAG ATGTATATACTACGGAGGTTCTCAATAGTTACGATTCGAGCTGTTCTTAATCAGAAGCGTGATGGTGTCAAGGAATTCTATATATGCTCATTGTCTTCAAG GACAATTGTTTATAAAGGTCAGCTGAAACCTATTCAACTGAAAACATATTATCATGAAGATCTTGCAAGTGAAAAATTCACAAGCTACATGGCCATG GTCCATTCCCGCTTCTCCACGAACACATTTCCTAGCTGGGATCGTGCCCAACCTATGCGTGTTTTGGGTCACAATGGCGAGATTAACACATTACGAGGAAACATAAATTg GATGAGGGCGCGAGAGGGTCTCTTAAAGTGCAAGGAGTTGGGCTTATCAAAGGATGAAATGAAAAAATTGCTACCGATTGTCGATGCAAGCTCGTCTGATTCTG GGGGATTGGATGGTGTTCTTGAGCTCTTGGTTCGTTCTGGTAGGAGCATGCCAGAAGCTGTCATGATGATGATACCTGAGGCATGGCAAAATGACACAAACATGGATCCTGAAAGGAGGGCTTTCTATGAATATTTCTCAGCTCTCATGGAGCCCTGGGATGGACCTGCTCTTATAGCAT TTACTGATGGTCGTTATCTTGGAGCCACACTTGATCGGAATGGATTGAGACCAGGTCGGTTCTACATTACAAACACTGGCCTTGTTATCATGGCCAGTGAAGTTGGTGTTGTAGATGTCCCTCCAGAGGATGTAGCTAGGAAAGGAAGGCTCAACCCAGGAATGATGCTATTAGTAGATTTTCAACAAGGTGTTGTCGTCGATGATGAGGCACTGAAGAAACAGTACTCACAAGCCAGGCCATACGGGGAGTGGCTTAGGAGACAAAAGATTTGTCTTGATGAGATTGTCAGTTCTATCACCAAAGACGACATGGTTCCCCCCAATATCTTTGGAGCAGTACTG AATGACTATGAGAACAAGGAAAAAGTGGGAATCAGTGGTATACTGACTCCACTTAAGGCCTTCGG CTACACGGTAGAAGATCTAGATATGTTGTTGCTGCCTATGGCAGCAGATGGTAGTGAACCTCTTGGATCAATGGGAAACGATACTCCTTTGGCTGTGATGTCAGTTAGAGAGAATTTAACATTTGCATACTTCAAGCAGATGTTTGCTCAAGTGACCAACCCTCCAATTGATCCAATCAGGGAGAAAATTGTTACATCTATGCAGTGCATGATTGGTCCAGAAGGTGATCTCACTGAGACCGCCGAAGAACAATGCAACCGCCTGTCCTTGAAAGGGCCCCTTCTTTCCattgaagaaatggaagctataaaaaaaatgaactacAGAGGTTGGCGCAGCAAAGTGCTCGACATCACATATCCAAAAAGACATGGCAGAAAAGGTTTACAGGAGACCTTGGACAAGATATGCTCTGAAGCTCGCGAAGCTATACATGATGGCTATACAACCATAGTATTGTCTGATAGAG GATTTTCATCAGAGAATGTTGCTGTTAGTTCTCTGCTGGCAGTTGGTGCTGTTCATCAGTATCTGATCTCAACACTAGAGAGAACACTGATTGGGCTGATAGTGGAATTTGCTGAGCCTCGCGAAGTGCATCACTTTTGTACACTGGTTGGATTCGGTGCAGACGCCATATGCCCATATTTGGCAATTGAAGCAATTTGGCGATTGCAGATTGATGGAAAGATTCCAGCAAAAGATGGCCTTGTTGAGCAGTACTTTAAAGCTAGCAACTATGGGATGATGAAAGTCATAGCCAAAATGGGGATATCAACTCTTGCATCTTACAAGGGTGCACAAATTTTTGAAGCTGTAGGTCTGTCATCTGAGGTGATTGACAGATGCTTCAAGAGAACACCGAGCAGAGTCCAAGGTGCAACATTTGAAATGCTTGCTGGAGATGCTCTTCGTCTTCATGAAACAGCATTTCCTTCAAGAGGATTGTCTCCTGTAAGTATAGAATCAGTGACACTTCCTAATCCTGGGAAGTACCACTGGAGAAAAGATGGCGAATTGCATCTCAACGATCCCCTTGCAATTGCCAAGTTGCAAGAGGCAGCCAGATCCAACAGTGTGGCTGCATACAAAGAATATTCAAGGCTCATACAGGAACTTAATAAGGGCTGCAACTTGCGTGGTATGTTGAAGTTTAAAGATGTGACTGAGAAAGTTTCCTTAGACGAAGTGGAACCTGCTAGGGAAATCGTGAAGCGTTTCTGCACAGGTGCTATGAGTTATGGTTCCATATCATTGGAAGCACACTCAACTCTGGCCATTGCGATGAACAAACTCGGAGGCAAATCAAACACTG GTGAGGGAGGAGAACAACCTTCACGCATGGAGCCGCTTCCAGATGGTTCAAACAATCCAAAGAGGAGCGCAATTAAACAAGTGGCAAGTGGAAGATTTGGTGTCTCAATCTACTACCTCACAAATGCTGATGAACTTCAGATAAAAATGGCACAG GGTGCCAAACCAGGTGAAGGGGGTGAACTGCCAGGACACAAGGTCATTGGTAATATCGCGGTCACTCGAAATTCGACAGCAGGTGTCGGGCTCATTAGTCCTCCTCCTCATCACGACATATACTCAATCGAGGACCTCGCGCAGTTAATTTTTGATCTCAAG AATTCAAACCCAAAGGCTCGAATCAGTGTCAAGCTAGTTTCTGAAGCTGGTGTTGGAGTGATTGCCAGCGGGGTTGTGAAAGGGCATGCAGACCATGTTTTGATTTCCGGCCATGACGGCGGTACCGGAGCTTCACGATGGACTGGAATTAAGAATGCAGGGCTTCCCTGGGAGCTTGGACTGGCTGAAACTCACCAAACTCTGGTCGAGAATGGCCTTCGTGGCCGAACAGTCTTGCAAACTGATGGTCAGCTGAAGACTGGACGAGATGTCGCCGTAGCTGCCCTCCTTGGCGCAGAGGAGTTTGGTTTCAGCACTGCTCCTCTCATAACTCTCGGCTGTATCATGATGCGAAAATGCCATAAGAACACTTGCCCGGTTGGAATTGCCACCCAAGATCCAGTCCTCCGTAAAAAATTTGCAGGAGAACCTGAGCACGTCCTTAACTTTTTCTTCATGCTGGCAGAGGAAGTGCGCGAGATCATGGCACGGTTGGGCTTTCGAACTGTCGACGAAATGGTCGGGCGTGCGGATATGCTAGAGGTGGACAGAGACGTCATCCTGAGGAATGAAAAATTGAACAATATCGATCTCTCACTGCTGCTTACACCGGCAGCTGAAATCAGGCCTGGAGCTGCTCAGTACTGCATTCGGAAGCAGGATCATGGCCTGGACATGGTGTTAGATCAGCAACTCATTCGATCATCGAGACCTGCTCTGGATGAAGGTTTGTCTGTGTACATTGAGGAGAAAGTTTCAAATGAGAACCGCGCCGTTGGTACCATGCTTAGTCACACAGTCACTAGGCGTTATCAAATGGAAGGATTACCTCCGAACACAATCCATATCAAGCTAAATGGCAGTGCTGGCCAGAGTCTCGGGGCTTTTCTCTGCCCCGGCATTACAATTGAACTCGAAGGAGACAGCAACGACTATGTCGGGAAGGGGTTATCCGGTGGCAGCATTGTAGTCTACCCTCCTAGAAACAGTAAGTTTGATCCAAAGGAAAACATAGTCATTGGCAACGTTGCTTTGTATGGAGCCACAAAAGGGGAGGCGTATTTTAACGGAATGGCGGCGGAGAGGTTCTGCGTCCGCAACTCCGGTGCTCGAGCAGTCGTCGAAGGTGTTGGCGATCATGGATGTGAGTACATGACAGGAGGTACTGTGGTTGTGCTCGGGAAAACTGGAAGGAACTTTGCAGCTGGAATGAGTGGCGGAATTGCTTATGTTCTTGATGTGGATGGAAGGTTTAAAAGTCGATGCAATCTCGAACTGGTTAACCTTTACAAGGTTGAGGACGAAGAGGACGTCACGACATTGAAACAGATGATACAACGACATCAACAGCACACCAGAAGTGTGCTTGCAACGGAGGTTCTTTCCAACTTTGATAGATTAATGCCAATGTTTGTTAAGGTGTTTCCTAAAGAATATGAGAAGGTTCTTCTACGATCGACTGAaaataaagaagaagaaacattgacggaaaaagatgctaatgaagaATCTAAGAAG GAGAAAGTTCCAGTGTCAGCAAACCGGCCAACGCAGGTTGATAATCCTATCAAGGATGGTGGTTTCCTTAAATATGAGCGTCAGGGTATTTCATATAGAGATTCTAATGATCGGATAAAAGATTGGAAAGAAGTTGCTACAGAATTGAAACCTGGACCACTGACAAAAACTCAGTCTGCTCGTTGCATGGACTGTGGAACTCCATTTTGTCATCAG GACAACTCTGGCTGCCCTCTTGGAAATAAGATACCAGAGTTTAACGATCTTGTCCATCAAAATAGGTGGCATGAAGCTTTGGATCGTCTCTTGCAAACAAATAACTTCCCTGAATTTACTGGCCGAGTTTGCCCTGCGCCCTGTGAAGGTTCTTGTGTCCTCGGGATTAATGAGAATCCTGTATCCATTAAGAGCATAGAATGTGCCATCATCGATAATGGATTTGAGCAAGGATGGATGACACCTCGACCACCACTTCTGAGAACTGG GAAGAAGGTAGCCATCATTGGCAGTGGCCCAGCTGGTCTAGCGACTGCTGATCAGCTTAATAAAATGGGTCACTCGGTAGCCGTTTATGAGCGCGCTGACCGCATAGGGGGCTTGATGATGTATGGAGTTCCCAACATGAAGGCAGACAAGTATTACATTGTTCAACGCCGTGTTAGTCTAATGGAGGAGGAAGGAATTAACTTCGTGGTCAATGCAAATGTTGGATTAGATCCGTCGTACTCCGTTGATCATCTCCTTGCCGCGAACGATGCCATTGTGTTGGCTTGTGGAGCTACAAGACCAAG GGATCTAAAAGCTCCCGGAAGGGAGCTCTCTGGCATTCATTTTGCCATGGAGTTTCTTCATGCAAACACCAAAAGCTTGCTGGACAGCAATTTGGAGGATGATAAATACATCACTGCCAAGTGCAAGAAGGTAGTTGTGGTCGGGGGAGGAGATACAGGAACTGATTGTATTGGGACAGCCATTCGGCACGGCTGCTCCAGTATCATAAACTTGGAACTCCTCCCTCCGCCACCTCGAAGAAGAGCACCTGATAATCCATGGCCCCTG TGGCCTAGGATCTTCCGAATAGACTATGGTCATCAAGAAGCAGCCACCAAATTCGGAAAAGATCCAAGATCATATCAGGTCTTGACAAAGAGATTTGTAGGAGATGAAAATGGTGTGGTGAAAGGCCTTGAGGTAGTTAAAGTTCACTGGGAAAAGGATAGCAGTGGGCGAGTCCAGTTCAGGGAAGTTGAAGGTTCTCAGGAGATAATTGAGGCTGATCTGATCCTAATAGCAATGGGTTTCCTGGGACCAGAATCG ACGCTTGCCGACCAACTTGGGCTGGAGCGAGACAACCGATCAAACTTCAAAACATCTTTGGGACGTTACTCGACCAATGTCGAAGGAGTCTTTGCTGCTGGTGATTGCCGGCGCGGCCAGTCACTGGTTGTCTGGGCCATCAATGAGGGCAGACAAGCAGCATCGGAGGTAGACAAGTACTTGATGAGAGATGAGGCCTAA
- the LOC122025587 gene encoding ubiquitin-conjugating enzyme E2-17 kDa-like, whose translation MASRRIIKELKDLQRDPPTSCSAGPVAEDMFHWQATIMGPPDSPYAGGVFVVTIHFPPDYPFKPPKVAFKTKVFHPNINSNGSICLDILKEQWSPALTISKVLLSICSLLTDPNPDDPLVPEIAHMYKTDKSKYETTARSWTQRYAMG comes from the exons ATGGCTTCGAGGCGTATCATCAAGGAGTTGAAGGATCTCCAGAGAGACCCCCCGACCTCTTGCAGCGCAG GGCCGGTTGCTGAAGATATGTTTCATTGGCAAGCAACAATAATGGGTCCACCTGACAGCCCATATGCAGGGGGAGTTTTTGTTGTCACTATCCACTTTCCTCCAGATTATCCCTTTAAACCTCCTAAG GTTGCTTTCAAGACAAAGGTTTTTCATCCAAATATTAACAGCAATGGAAGCATTTGCCtggatatcttaaaggaacaatggAGTCCTGCATTGACTATTTCCAAG GTGCTGCTGTCGATCTGCTCCCTCCTAACTGATCCAAACCCGGATGATCCGTTGGTTCCAGAAATTGCTCACATGTACAAGACAGACAAGAGCAAGTATGAGACTACAGCAAGGAGCTGGACCCAGAGGTATGCAATGGGTTAA